The genomic window CCGAGCATCCGCCGCACGCGAACCAGACCCAGCCGGGCGTCCACGGCGACCTCGGCGAAGGTCGCCGCGTAGGCATGGGTGGAGAACCGTTCCACTTCCTCGCCCGGCGTGTAGGACCCGTTCGCCTCGAGGCGGGTGCGGTTGTTGCGGGCCAGGAGCTGACGGTAGGTCTCCCCGCGCGCAGGGTTGTCCTTCACGTGCAGCCGGCCGCCCCGTACGACGACATCGTCCGGGTCGACGCCGTGCAGCGGCGATCCCTCGTCCGCGACGGCCAGCCTGATCGCCTGCTGCCGCAGCTTGTCGCAGCCGTCCTGAACGGCGGAACCGACGCTGGCCATGGTCTTCGAACCGCCCTGCAGCGGCGCCGGCGGCATGAGGGAATCGCCGAGACGGAAAGTCACGTTGCGCATGGTCAGGCCGAGTGCGTCGGCGGCGACCTGGGTCATGGAGGTGTACGTGCCCGGCCCCATGTCACTGGCCGCGGACTGCACCAGCGCGGTGCCGTCGGCGTCCAGCCGGACCGAGGCCTGGGCCGGGTCCCGCCGGGTGTGGTAGGCGCCGGCGGCCATGCCGGTGCCGATCAGCCAGTCGCCGTCGCGGGTGGCGCGCGGCCGGGGGTCGCGGCGGTTCCAGCCGAACTCGCGGGCGCCGGTGGCGAGGCACTCGCGCAGCCGCCGGGTGGAGAACGGCAGCCCGTCGGACGGGTCGTCCTCCGGTTCGTTGCGCAGGCGCAGCTCGATCGGGTCGACGCCCAGCTCGTGGGCGAGTTCGTCCATCGCCGACTCGATGGCGTAGGAGGCGGTGGCGTAGCCGGGGCCGCGCATCCACGTCGGGGTGTTGACGTCCAGGGGCACCGACTGCTGTGTCATGCGGACGTTGGGCGTGTTGTAGAGCATCTGCCCGAGACTCAGGATGGGCTCTCCGTGCGTCTCGTAACGTGAGGTCTCCGACCTCAGGTCGTGGATCATCGCGGTCACGCGTCCCCGCCGGTCGCTGCCCACCCGTACCCGGTACTCGTACGTGGGCCGGTAGCCCACGTGGAAGTAGAGCTGCTCGCGGGTCAGCGCGAGCTTCACCGGACGCCCCGTCTCTCGCGCGGCGACAGCCGCGATGGTGGTCTGCGGCCAGACCCTCGACGCGTTGCCGAACGCGCCGCCGACGAACGGCGAGATCACGCGCACCGAGTCCTGCGGGATGCCGAACACGGCGGCGAGTTCGTTCCGGGTGCCCTGCACCCATTGGGTCTTGTCCCAGACGGTGAGCTTGTCGCCGTCCCAGCGGGCGACGGTGGCGTGCGGTTCCATCGCGTTGTGGTGGTTACGGGCGAGCCGGTATGTCGCGTCCATGCGTACGGCTGCGGAGTCCAGCGCTGCCTCCGCGTCGCCCCGGGCGTAGTTCTGGGGTTGGCCGCCGGCCGGGCTACCGCTCATGTCGGTCCTGGGCTTCCGCGCGTCGTACGCGATCGCCACCAGGTCCGCGGCGTGCTGCGCGACCTCCAGGGTGGTGGCCACCACGACGGCCACCGGATGCCCGTGGAAGAGGACCTGGTCGTCCTGGAAGGCACGCAGCCGCCTGCCCGGCGGGTTGTATCCCCCGGGGTTGTCGCGGTAGGCCAGCGTGGGTGCGTTGAGGTGGCTGATCACCGTCAGGACGCCGGGCTGGGCGAGGGCGGCGCGGGTGTCGATGCCGGTGATCCGTCCGAGGGCGACGGTGCTGTCGACGACGACCGCGTGCACGGTCCCGTCCGGGTCGTGGTCGGCTGCGTACTTCGCCTGACCGGTCACCTTCAGCCGTCCGTCCACACGGGAGAGCGGTGCGCCGACGGCTGCCTGCGGCTGCGGGCTCATTTGCCACCTCCTACGATGCGTAGCTGGCGTTCGACGGTCCGCTGAAGCAACTCGACCTTGAAACCGTTGTGTTGGAGGGGGCGGGCCCCTTCCGCCGCCGCCTTGGACGCCTCGGCCCACAGCGCGTCCGAGGCGCGCTCGCCGATGAGACGGTGCTCGACGGCGGGCAGCTTCCAGGGCACGGTGCCCACGCCGCCGACGGCCACCTTCGCCTCGCGGATCACTCCGCCGCGTATGTGCAGCGCGACGGCGGCCGAGGTCAGGGCGAACTCGTACGACTGCCGGTCCCGCACCTTCAGGTAGCCGGACTTCAGCGGACGCGGAAGGGCCGGAATCTCCACCGCGGTAATCAACTCGCCTTTGCGGACGGCCTGTTCACGGTTCGGGGTGTTGCCGGGCCGCAACAGGAAGTCGGCGAAGGCGACGGTGCGCTCGGTCCCGTCCGGGCTCAGCAGGTGCACTCTCGCCTCCAGCGCCGCGAAAGCCACGGCGACGTCGGAGGGGTGCGTGGCCACGCAGGACTCCGAGGTGCCGAGGATGGCGTGGGTGCGGTTGAAGCCTTCCCGCGCCGCGCAACCCGAGCCGGGCTCGCGCTTGTTGCAGGCGGCGCTCACGTCACGGAAGTACGTACAGCGGGTGCGTTGCATGATGTTGCCACCGATGGTGGCCATGTTGCGCAGCTGGGCGGAGGCGCTCAGCTCCAGCGCCTGGAAGACGACCGGGTAGAGGGTGCGGACCTTGGGGTGGGCGGCGGCCTCCGCCATCCGTACGAGGGCGCCGATGCGCAGGCCTCCGCGCTCGGTGACGGTCACGTCCCGCAGCGGCAGATCGCTGATGTCGACCAGCGTGTCCGGGCGTTCGACGGTCTCGCGCATCAGGTCGACCAGGGTGGTGCCCCCGGCGATGTAGCGCCCGCCGCGCTGCCCGGCGTTGAGTGCCTCACGGGTGTCGGAGACCTTGGTGAAGGAGAAGGGGTGCATGGGGCCGGGCCTCATTTCCCGTGGGCGGCTTGGTCGACCGCCTTGACGATCTTGACGTAACAGCCGCATCGGCAGATGTTGCCGCTCATCCACTCCCGGATCTCCTCGGCGGAGTCCGTGTGGCCCTCCTCGATGCAGCCGACGCCGGACATGATCTGACCGGGAGTGCAGAAGCCGCACTGGAACGCGTCCTGCTCGACGAACGCCGCCTGCAGCGAGTGCAGCCGGTCGCCGTCGGCGAGTCCCTCGATGGTGGTTACCTCGGCGCCCTCCAGGCGCACCGCCAGTATCAGGCAGGAGTTGACCCGGCTGCCGTCGACCAGGACCGTGCAGGCCCCGCAGGCACCCGCGTTGCAGCCCTTCTTGGAACCTGTCAGCCCGAGGTGTTCGCGCAGCAGGTCCAGCAGTGAGGTCCGGTTGTCGATCGTGACCGTGCGCCGCTCGCCGTTGACGGTCAGCGAGAGTCGACCGCTGGGCGGAGCCTCGGCGGCCGGCGCCTCCTGACCGGCCAGGACCGACCCCGCGGTCAGGCCACCCGCCGCGACCACACCACCGACGGCGGCTGTCGTCGCGATGAAGGTGCGCCGAGTGGGCACCGGCGCGGGTCCTTCGGACAGTTCGATGGGTGAGTCCGGAAGTTCGGTGGTCATACGCACTCTCTCGCTTGGGGGGATTCAGCGGAAGATCGGCCGTCACGGACTGGTACGCCACGACCGTCCGGCGACGCTGTGCGGTATACGCTCAGGCGCCCGCCCGTCGGCCCACGGCGGACGTGGGTCATCGCCGGAGGCCTTCCGCGAAGGCCCGTTGTGGGGTGGGCCCTCTGCGTTGTGGCAGTGAGCCGAGATGCGGGACAGGGCCGCGGTTACGGCTGTGATCTCGGCGCAGGGTCCAGCCTGCGCCGGGTGTCGGAGAGTCGCCAGGGAGCACTTTGCGTACGACTCCCGTGCCTACGTCCGGCAGTATCAGCCAGTTCAAGCCAACGCCTGGCGCGTTGGTGTGCCTGATGCTTGCCCGCAGCTGTCGATGCCGAGATCGAGCTCACGCCGCCCGAGGGATGGACGGCCGCCGGTTCGCTACTGCGCAGGCGACGTCGACGATTTCGAGGCCCGGACCTGCGCGGACTTGTCGAGGAGGACCATCGCGTCGTACGCGGGGGTGTCGGGCTCGGCGTAGAAGACGACCAGGTGCTGGCTGTTGGTGCCGTTCAGCGTCATTCCCTGGTAACCCAGGGCGAGTTCACCGACGACGGGGTGGTGGTACGTGTGGCGGCCGCTGGAGTTTCCCTTGACGTCGTAGCGGTCCCACATGCGTGCGAACTCGGGGCTTTTGCGCAGGAGTTCGTCGACTATGAGTGCGAGGTCGGGGGCCTCCGGCTCGATGCCGGCCAGGCCGCGCAGCCATGCGACGGAGCTGCGGACCGCGTCGTCCCAGTTGTCGAACAGGTCGCGGGCCGCGGGGTGGAGGAAGACGTAGCGCGCCAGGTTGCGCTGCTCCCCCTGCCAGTCCTCGATTCCGGCGAACAGGTGCAGTCCGCCGGGGTTGGCGGCGAGCAGTTCGAAGGTGCGGCCGACTACGTACGCGGGATTGGGCCGCAGGCTCTCCAGGATCAACTCGGTGCCCGGAGGTACGGACCGGCTGGGCACCGTCGTCGGCGCTGCCACGTTGCCGTCGGCGCTCGCGGCGAGCTCTCGCAGGTGCTTGTGCTCGGCCTTCCCCAGGCGCAGCGCGCGGGCGATGGCGTCGATCACGGACGGGCTGGGACGGGTCTCGGTCCCGCGCTCCAGGCGTGCGTAGTAGTCGATGCTGATGCCGGCGAGGGTGGCCAGTTCCTCGCGGCGCAGCCCCGGGGTGCGGCGCAATCCGGAGACGGCCGGCAGGCCGACGTCGCCGGGCTTCACCCGAGTGCGACGTGCTCGCAGAAAGCGCCCCAGCTCGGTGCCGCCGCTACCGCCACTGCGCTGCTCACGTGCCATGTCTTCCAGTGTGACAGCCCCGTGACCCGTGTGGCGATGCACACGACATCGAGGGGTGCCCTGTCACAGCACTGAACACGGCTGCCTGGCACAGCCCGGCCTGCCATCCGGCGCGTGCGGGCGGCAAGCTGAGGGCACGCGGATGTTCCCAGGTCCGCGGCGTGCGGGCGTGGCCAATGACGAACGGGGTGACGATCCCCGAGGGCCTGCGCGCCCGCTCGCCGATCGTGACGGCACTGCTCATCGTGACCTCGGCAGCCGCCCACGTGCGGCGAGGACCACATCCGTATGTACGAAGGAGCCCCAATGACGAGGTCATGGACGAACGACGTCGCGTACCGCAGCGAATACGGGCTCCCCCCCTGCCTAAAGGGCGTGGGAGGTGCCCCCATCGCTGAGGAGATCATCGAGGCCATCACGGGCCCCGAGGCGTCAACCACAACGATGCAGCTCGTGCCGCGCTGAACCCGGCTTCAGAAACGAGCCGCACCCCGAACCCCGGCCTGAGAACCGTCGCGCACCGCGCCGGGCCTCCTGCAGCGTCCCGCCGTACCCGCACCACCTGTCCAGGAGATGAAACGTGCTCGGTCTCGAACTCGTCGTGGTCCTGTGCGCGACCGTGCTCGTGTGCCAGGTCGCGGGAGACCGCCTTCGCATTGCCCCGCCCATCCTGCTGCTGGCGGCGGGAGCACTCCTGGGATTCGTCCCGGCACTGCGTGAGGTGCATCTGCCGCCGGAGGCGATGCTGCTGCTGTTCCTCCCGGCCCTCCTGTACTGGGAGAGCCTGACGACCTCGCTGCGCGGGATCCGGCAGGACCTGCGCGGCATCATGCTGATGAGCACCGCGCTGGTCATCCTCACCGCCTGGGCCGTGGCAGCCGTCGCACACACGCTGGGACTGCCGTGGGGGCCCGCATGGGTCCTCGGAGCGGCCGTCGCACCCACCGACGCGACCACGGTCGGAGTCCTCGCCCGTATGCTGCCCCGCCGCAGCATCACCCTGCTGCGCGCCGAAAGCCTGATCAACGACGGCACGGCCCTGGTCGTCTACGGCCTGGCCGTCGGCATCACCGTCGGCGAGGAGCATTTCAGCGTGCCGCAGGTCGGGTGGCTCTTCCTCCTCGCCTACGTCGGCGGAGCCGCGGCCGGAGCCGTGACCGCCTGGCTCGGCATCCAACTGCGCCGCCGCCTGGACGACCCCCTGCTGGGGAACGTGGTGACGATCGGCACGCCCTTCACCGCGTTCCTGCTCGCCGAACTGATCGAGGCGTCCGGAGTCCTGGCTGTTGTGGTGGCCGGGCTGATCATGAGCCAGGTGGGCCCACGCCTGACCGGGGCGGCGACGCGGCGGCAGGCGCAGGCGTTCTGGTCGCTGTCCACGTTCCTGCTCAACGCCTCCCTGTTCGTCCTCGTCGGCCTGGAGGCACAGTCCGCCGTCCGTGAACTGACCAGCGACGACCTCACGCACGCCCTGATCACCGTCGGGGTCGTGTCCGTGGTGCTCGTCGCCGTGCGTTTCGCCTTCCAGTTCGCCGCCGTGTACCTCATCCGCCTACTGGACCGCCGCCCACAGCAGCGGCTGCGCCGGATGAGCCACCGGGCCCGGGTGGTCGGTGGAGTCACCGGCTTCCGGGGCGCGGTGTCACTGGCCGTGGCGCTGTCGGTACCGGAGACCCTCGACTCGGGCGCACCCTTCCCCGACCGCGATGTGATCGTCTTCGTCACCTCCGGGGTCATCATGCTGACCCTGGTGATGCAGGGCCTGCTCCTGCCGCGCGTCGTCCGCTGGGCCCGACTTCCCCGCGACACCTCCGCCGAGGAGGAGCGTTCCCTCGCCGAGACGACCGCCGCCGAGGAAGCCCTCAAGGCGCTGCCGGAGGTGGCCGCCGGTCTCGGCACCGCCCCTGAGGTCGCCGACTGGACGCGCCACGAGTACGAGACCCACCTGCGCGTCGTACGCGCCGACGACGATGCCGACGACCCCGTGGTCCTGCGCCACAAGGAGGACTACACCGCGCTGAGCCTCGCCCTCCTCGCCCGCAAACGCGCCACCGTCGTCAGACTCCGCGACGAGAACCACATCGACGACACCGTGCTGCGCCAGGTACAGGCCTACCTCGACATCGAGGAAGTACGCCTGTCCGGGGCCGAGTTGAGCGACTGACGCGGCCCCGACCTTTCCTGTTCCACCCCACGCGCAACCACAGTTGTGCCCTTCAAGAAAAGTGCGATGCACCCCATGGAAACCTCCACAGCAGTCCCCACCGCAACCCTCCTGAACAAGCGGTTCAGACTCGCGGCGGCGATCGCCGCGACGGCGGCCGTTCTCGTCTCGACGCCGTCCGCGTCCGCATCCACGGCGACGGAGACATCCCCGAAGCCGGTCGTCACCGACGTCAAGACCCTCGCCGCCTTCGACTTCGCGGCCGGCGACTCCCCGGAGAACCTCACCGTCAACCCGGACAACTCACTGACCGTCTCCATGCTGGGCAGCGTGGCGGGCAAGCGTCCGGCACTCGTGCGGATCGCCCCGTCCGGGCGCAGCCAGGTGATCGTCGCCGGGCAGCCGGGCGACACGTTCACCGGCAACACGCGCGACCGCGGCGGCAACATCTACTACAACGTGGCCTCCTCCGACTCCGCCCGGGCCGGCGTATGGACGCTGCCCCCCGGCGGCACCCCGCGCCGCATCGCCGCCCTGCCCACCGACGGACTCCCCAACGGCCTGGCCCTCGACCCGGCGGGACGCACCCTGTACGCGGCCGACAGCAACAAGGCCACCGTATGGAGCGTCCCGGTATCCGGTGGAACGGCGACCGCCTGGCTGACCGACCCCGTCCTCGCGGGAGACCCGTCCGTACCCCTCGGCGCGAACGGGCTCCGCTTCCACAAGGGCGCCGTCTGGGTCTCCAACCTCGCGAAGGGCACCCTGTTGCGGATCCCGGTCACCGCCACCGGCGCCCCCGGCCGGATCCACACCGTGACCAGCAGCCTCACCGGCGTTGACGACTTCAACTTCCTCAACGACCGTTCCGACGTGGTGTTCGCCGCGCAGAACGGCCTCAACCAGGTCGCGCTCGTCCACCCCGACGGGACCACCGAAACCGTCCTGACGTCCAAGGACGGCCTCGCTTCCCCCACCTCCACCGCTGTGCGCGGAAACCGGCTCTACGTCACCAACGCCGGTCTCGCCGAGCCCCACGACGCGAAGGTGCAGCGCGGAACGATCGACCCCGCCGTGCTGAACTGCGACCGGACCTCCTGAACTGGCGAAGCCGGCACCCGCGGCATTACCTGCTGCGGGTGTCGGCAGCCAGATGCGAGCGGTGACGCAGGTCGCCCGGCACCGATTCAGACGAGGCTCGCGCCTCCGTCGACAAGCAGGAACGCGCCATGAAGGAAGGCGGCGCCCTCGGAGGCGAGGTATGCGACGGCTTCGGCGATCTCGCGCGGCAGGCCGAAACCGTGCGACGCAGTGACAGGCCGGCCGAAGCCGCTCAAGTGCGAGCCCTGGCTTGCCCCGGGCGGCTCGGACTTCAGCGCGTCAGCGGGGGCTGAGCGCGGCGAATGCCTGGTCCAGCAGGTCGACGAGGTCGGGACGGCTGTCGGAGGCGATCCAGTGGTCGAGAGCGATGTTGAGACAGTCCAGCGCGGCGGCCGCCTTCACGGAGATGGCCGGCGTCAGGGGCTGCGGGGAGTCGGTGCGCTCGACGAGGGCATTGGCCAGGGCAGGCCACCAGCCGCGCTGCTTCTCCAACTGCCGGGCGCACAGGGCGGGTGTGTCGAGGACGAGCCGGGTCATCGTCAGGGCCCGGGCCGGGTCCTGACGGTAGTGCTCGATGGCGACGTCCAACCCGTGACGCAGCGCCGTCCAGTCGTCTTCGTCGGCCGGGCGGGCGCGTACGGCGTCGGCGACCTGCCTGCCGCGCGCGTCGAAGACGCTGAGAACCGCCTCTTCCTTGCTGGCGAAGTACCGGCGGAAGGTACTGCGGGACGCCCCAGCAGCGGCGGCCAGGTCATCGAGCGTGACCTTGTCGAATCCCTCACGCAGGAACAGGTCCACCGCCACCTGGGCCAGTT from Streptomyces sp. DSM 40750 includes these protein-coding regions:
- a CDS encoding xanthine dehydrogenase family protein molybdopterin-binding subunit, whose translation is MSPQPQAAVGAPLSRVDGRLKVTGQAKYAADHDPDGTVHAVVVDSTVALGRITGIDTRAALAQPGVLTVISHLNAPTLAYRDNPGGYNPPGRRLRAFQDDQVLFHGHPVAVVVATTLEVAQHAADLVAIAYDARKPRTDMSGSPAGGQPQNYARGDAEAALDSAAVRMDATYRLARNHHNAMEPHATVARWDGDKLTVWDKTQWVQGTRNELAAVFGIPQDSVRVISPFVGGAFGNASRVWPQTTIAAVAARETGRPVKLALTREQLYFHVGYRPTYEYRVRVGSDRRGRVTAMIHDLRSETSRYETHGEPILSLGQMLYNTPNVRMTQQSVPLDVNTPTWMRGPGYATASYAIESAMDELAHELGVDPIELRLRNEPEDDPSDGLPFSTRRLRECLATGAREFGWNRRDPRPRATRDGDWLIGTGMAAGAYHTRRDPAQASVRLDADGTALVQSAASDMGPGTYTSMTQVAADALGLTMRNVTFRLGDSLMPPAPLQGGSKTMASVGSAVQDGCDKLRQQAIRLAVADEGSPLHGVDPDDVVVRGGRLHVKDNPARGETYRQLLARNNRTRLEANGSYTPGEEVERFSTHAYAATFAEVAVDARLGLVRVRRMLGVYDAGRIISPKLADSQALGAMVGGIGTALLEHTVTDHRDGRIVNANLADYLVPVNADIPDLRAIYLEGEDTEADPLGVKGLGEVVQVGVAPAVANAVFHATGRRIRELPITAEGLL
- a CDS encoding FAD binding domain-containing protein, coding for MHPFSFTKVSDTREALNAGQRGGRYIAGGTTLVDLMRETVERPDTLVDISDLPLRDVTVTERGGLRIGALVRMAEAAAHPKVRTLYPVVFQALELSASAQLRNMATIGGNIMQRTRCTYFRDVSAACNKREPGSGCAAREGFNRTHAILGTSESCVATHPSDVAVAFAALEARVHLLSPDGTERTVAFADFLLRPGNTPNREQAVRKGELITAVEIPALPRPLKSGYLKVRDRQSYEFALTSAAVALHIRGGVIREAKVAVGGVGTVPWKLPAVEHRLIGERASDALWAEASKAAAEGARPLQHNGFKVELLQRTVERQLRIVGGGK
- a CDS encoding (2Fe-2S)-binding protein, which codes for MTTELPDSPIELSEGPAPVPTRRTFIATTAAVGGVVAAGGLTAGSVLAGQEAPAAEAPPSGRLSLTVNGERRTVTIDNRTSLLDLLREHLGLTGSKKGCNAGACGACTVLVDGSRVNSCLILAVRLEGAEVTTIEGLADGDRLHSLQAAFVEQDAFQCGFCTPGQIMSGVGCIEEGHTDSAEEIREWMSGNICRCGCYVKIVKAVDQAAHGK
- a CDS encoding helix-turn-helix transcriptional regulator, with translation MAREQRSGGSGGTELGRFLRARRTRVKPGDVGLPAVSGLRRTPGLRREELATLAGISIDYYARLERGTETRPSPSVIDAIARALRLGKAEHKHLRELAASADGNVAAPTTVPSRSVPPGTELILESLRPNPAYVVGRTFELLAANPGGLHLFAGIEDWQGEQRNLARYVFLHPAARDLFDNWDDAVRSSVAWLRGLAGIEPEAPDLALIVDELLRKSPEFARMWDRYDVKGNSSGRHTYHHPVVGELALGYQGMTLNGTNSQHLVVFYAEPDTPAYDAMVLLDKSAQVRASKSSTSPAQ
- a CDS encoding Na+/H+ antiporter; its protein translation is MLGLELVVVLCATVLVCQVAGDRLRIAPPILLLAAGALLGFVPALREVHLPPEAMLLLFLPALLYWESLTTSLRGIRQDLRGIMLMSTALVILTAWAVAAVAHTLGLPWGPAWVLGAAVAPTDATTVGVLARMLPRRSITLLRAESLINDGTALVVYGLAVGITVGEEHFSVPQVGWLFLLAYVGGAAAGAVTAWLGIQLRRRLDDPLLGNVVTIGTPFTAFLLAELIEASGVLAVVVAGLIMSQVGPRLTGAATRRQAQAFWSLSTFLLNASLFVLVGLEAQSAVRELTSDDLTHALITVGVVSVVLVAVRFAFQFAAVYLIRLLDRRPQQRLRRMSHRARVVGGVTGFRGAVSLAVALSVPETLDSGAPFPDRDVIVFVTSGVIMLTLVMQGLLLPRVVRWARLPRDTSAEEERSLAETTAAEEALKALPEVAAGLGTAPEVADWTRHEYETHLRVVRADDDADDPVVLRHKEDYTALSLALLARKRATVVRLRDENHIDDTVLRQVQAYLDIEEVRLSGAELSD
- a CDS encoding SMP-30/gluconolactonase/LRE family protein; this translates as METSTAVPTATLLNKRFRLAAAIAATAAVLVSTPSASASTATETSPKPVVTDVKTLAAFDFAAGDSPENLTVNPDNSLTVSMLGSVAGKRPALVRIAPSGRSQVIVAGQPGDTFTGNTRDRGGNIYYNVASSDSARAGVWTLPPGGTPRRIAALPTDGLPNGLALDPAGRTLYAADSNKATVWSVPVSGGTATAWLTDPVLAGDPSVPLGANGLRFHKGAVWVSNLAKGTLLRIPVTATGAPGRIHTVTSSLTGVDDFNFLNDRSDVVFAAQNGLNQVALVHPDGTTETVLTSKDGLASPTSTAVRGNRLYVTNAGLAEPHDAKVQRGTIDPAVLNCDRTS
- a CDS encoding SDR family oxidoreductase — protein: MSGFGRPVTASHGFGLPREIAEAVAYLASEGAAFLHGAFLLVDGGASLV
- a CDS encoding TetR/AcrR family transcriptional regulator, which codes for MAVDLFLREGFDKVTLDDLAAAAGASRSTFRRYFASKEEAVLSVFDARGRQVADAVRARPADEDDWTALRHGLDVAIEHYRQDPARALTMTRLVLDTPALCARQLEKQRGWWPALANALVERTDSPQPLTPAISVKAAAALDCLNIALDHWIASDSRPDLVDLLDQAFAALSPR